From the Prunus dulcis chromosome 4, ALMONDv2, whole genome shotgun sequence genome, one window contains:
- the LOC117625267 gene encoding ankyrin repeat-containing protein At5g02620-like: MDPSVYEAARSGDVGLLKIVEKKASTGFFLQKTPKGNNVLHIAAEFKQIAFFINTPLDDHQCRPLFWAANNKGNTPLHVAARVGSDEIVEFLIKHAKKSPPTGGAYLESGGEARKELLERTNMEKETALHVALRYGYQRVAHLLIEANPELTCLTNMVNESPLFLATSKDYMQTANMILKHCPESSFQGVNGVTALHAVLMIRKNGDAIKEADAIGWTPLHYAALKGNLEATKLLSEKPDVSAFYMLDKSGMSALHVAAFAGHKEVMEELIRRHPDIGDLVNHKGQTALHIAVLAGQETVVKYILKEPNLGGIIHEKDQDGNTALHLAASNQDYKIMKLLAAYGRLDNTAFNRQLLKAADIFHSGKLEEQGICHVTTKLSKLLGKSIGVQSFQRGVNFHFWRSETWEREASNDTPQSQMPTLAVNITAKKEKPQVKAEEQPLQRRDTRLLIATLILGISFAAAITVPGGTRRDGRPVLQGKPAYSVDLVCNWFSFMVSALTI, encoded by the exons ATGGATCCTTCTGTGTATGAGGCGGCCAGATCGGGTGACGTTGGTTTATTGAAAATAGTTGAGAAGAAGGCTTCAACTGgattttttcttcagaaaacGCCTAAAGGCAACAATGTTCTCCACATTGCTGCTGAATTCAAGCAAATAGCTTTCTTCATAAACACCCCACTCGATGATCATCAATGTCGTCCACTGTTTTGGGCCGCTAACAACAAGGGCAACACTCCCCTGCATGTTGCGGCCAGAGTTGGCTCCGATGAGATCGTAGAGTTCCTTATTAAACATGCAAAGAAGTCGCCGCCCACTGGAGGAGCCTATTTGGAAAGCGGCGGAGAAGCTCGTAAAGAGTTACTCGAAAGGACTAATATGGAAAAGGAGACAGCATTGCATGTTGCTCTCCGGTATGGCTACCAAAGAGTGGCCCACTTACTAATCGAAGCCAATCCTGAATTGACTTGTTTAACTAACATGGTGAACGAGTCGCCGTTGTTCTTGGCTACGTCTAAGGACTATATGCAGACTGCCAATATGATTTTAAAGCACTGTCCCGAGTCTTCTTTCCAAGGTGTCAATGGTGTCACAGCTTTGCATGCCGTG CTTATGATCCGCAAAAATGGTGATGCAATTAAAGAAGCTGATGCAATTGGATGGACTCCCTTACACTACGCAGCATTAAAAGGGAACCTTGAAGCAACCAAACTACTGTCGGAGAAACCCGATGTCTCTGCTTTTTACATGTTGGACAAATCTGGAATGTCAGCTCTTCACGTGGCGGCCTTTGCAGGTCACAAAGAAGTAATGGAAGAGCTTATTAGGCGTCACCCTGATATTGGCGATTTGGTCAACCACAAAGGTCAAACGGCTCTGCATATTGCAGTTTTAGCTGGACAAGAAACTGTTgtcaaatatatattgaaggaGCCTAATCTTGGGGGAATAATACATGAAAAAGACCAAGATGGAAACACGGCTTTGCATCTAGCTGCTAGTAACCAAGATTATAAAATCATGAAACTTTTGGCAGCATACGGGAGACTGGATAACACTGCTTTCAATCGTCAACTCTTAAAGGCAGCCGACATTTTTCATAGCGGCAAACTTGAAGAACAG GGCATATGTCATGTTACTACTAAGCTTTCGAAGCTCCTGGGGAAGTCCATTGGCGTGCAATCTTTTCAACGGGGTGtcaatttccatttttggaGATCGGAAACTTGGGAAAGAGAGGCCTCAAACGACACGCCGCAGTCGCAGATGCCGACCCTGGCTGTTAACATTAcagccaagaaagaaaagccACAAGTTAAAGCGGAGGAGCAGCCCCTGCAGAGACGCGACACCAGGCTGCTGATAGCGACACTAATCCTAGGCATCTCATTTGCGGCGGCTATCACTGTTCCAGGAGGCACAAGACGAGACGGAAGGCCGGTTTTACAAGGAAAACCAGCTTATTCAGTGGATTTAGTCTGCAACTGGTTCTCCTTCATGGTGTCAGCTCTCACGATTTAA